In the Elizabethkingia bruuniana genome, CTGGCTTTGAAGTATGCTAAAGAAAGAAAAGCTTTCGGAACTGAAATTATCAATCACCAGGCTGTGGCTTTCAAATTAGCAGATATGCATGTGAATATTACTGCTGCAAGAATGTTATGCTTTAAAGCTGCAGCTGAAAAAGATGCTGGAAAAGATATCTCTGAAAGTGGCGCAATGGCAAAATTATTTGCTTCTAAAACGGCCATGGATACTACGATTGAAGCAGTACAGATTCACGGTGGATACGGATATGTAAAAGAGTACCATGTTGAGCGTATGATGCGTGATGCTAAGATTACTCAGATCTATGAAGGAACTTCTGAAATTCAGAAAATCGTAATTTCCAGAGCGATTGCTAAATAATTAAATAAAACACTAAATTCTGCTATTATGTCTGAAACAATCTATGAAAAAAAGAAAAGCGGCTTCGGAAAAGTAATTTTCTGGGTTATCTTGGTTTTACTTTTGGTTTTCGGGGGCTGGTTTTACTATAAATACTACTTCGTTTTTGGTGAAGGTGTAAAATCCGGAACTCTTAATTATGTAGTAAAAAAAGGAAACATTTTCAAAACCTATGAAGGGAAAATAATTCAGGATGGTTTCGGCAAGGTTAAAACCGGAAGCGGAATTAGTAGTTATGAATTTGAGTTTTCGGTAGAGGATGAAGCTGTTTTTAAACAGCTTGAAGCCAATAGCGGAAAATATTTTGATCTGCATTACAAAGAATATCACGGTGTTCTTCCTTGGAGAGGAAATACAGTATATATTGTAGACAAAGTAATTAATTCAAAATAAAATTAAAGCTCCCGAAATTTCGGGAGCTTTTTGTTTTCTTTATCTTCTTCAGGTATTAGAGCTTTTTCCATTACAAATGACCTCCATGATTGCCTAATTATTGTATTAATGTAGGAAGTACAGGAGACTTATAATTTTTTTCAAAGTTTTTATTTTATTTAATATCTTTGATTCGATAATAACTCAGTTCTAACAAAATAATCATCTAACTTTTAAAATATTAACACTATGAAAAGAGTAATACTTGCGTCCTGTTTTTTATTGTCTCAATTTGGGACATCTCAATTACTGAAATCTGAAGGCCAGAAAATCGTAAATGATAAAGGAGAGAATGTTTTGTTAAGAGGTTTAGGTTTGGGAGGATGGATGTTACAAGAAGGTTATATGCTGAAAACAGCGGATTTTGCAGGTCCACAGTATCAGATAAAGAATAAAATAGCAGAACTTGCCGGTGAGGATGGTATGCAGGCATTTTATAAAAAGTATCTGGAAAACGGAATTACTAAAAAAGATATAGATGCACTAAAGTCTTGGGGATTCAATTCTGTGAGATTACCAATGCATTATAACCTTTATACCTTACCTATAGAGAAAGAGAAGGTAAAAGGAAAGGATACCTGGCTGGAAGAAGGTTTCCGTATGACGGATAATCTTCTGAAATGGTGTGCAGAAAATAAAATGTACTTGTTTCTGGATATGCATGCTCTGCCTGGGGGGCAAGGGAATGACGTCAATATTTCGGATAATGATAAATCGAAACCGTCTTTGTGGGAGAGTGAAGAAAATCAGAGAAAATCTGTTGCACTATGGAAAAAGCTTGCTGAACGTTACAAAGATAGTCCATGGATTGGCGGGTATGATATTATCAATGAACCCAATTATGGATTTACAGGAAAAAACCTTAATGGATGCGACGAAGAATCTAATGCTCCGCTAAGAAAATTTATGGTAGATGTAACCAAAGCTATCCGCGAAGTGGATCAAAAGCACTTGATTATAATTGAAGGAAATTGCTGGGGAAATAATTATAAAGGAATATTCCCGCTATGGGATAATAATCTTGTACTAAGTTTCCATAAATATTGGAATAAAAATGACCAAAACTCTATTAAGCAAATGCTGGATTACCGCAACCAGTACAATGTGCCTATCTGGTTAGGAGAGAGTGGTGAGAATTCCAATGTATGGTTTACTGAAGCTATAAGTCTTATGGAAAATAATAATATCGGATGGGCTTTCTGGCCAATGAAAAAAATAGACAATATTGCCGGAGTAGCCAATGTTAAGATAACACCAGAATACGAGAAGCTGCTGGATTACTGGAAAAATGGCGGTGAAAAACCTTCCAAAGAATTTACCTATAAAACAATGATGCAGATAGCAGACAATTACAAATTCGAAAATACAGAAGTTAAAAAAGATGTAATCGATGCAATGTTTCGTCAGATAAAAAGCAATGAAGTATTGCCATATACCAGTCATACAATTCCGGGAAGAATATTTGCTACGGAATACGATTTGGGAAGGATTGGAGCGGCTTATTATGACAAAGATGCAATTAACTATCGTATAGATACTGGTGAACAGGTCAACTGGAATTCCGGAGATAAGATGAGAAACGATGGTGTGGATATTTACAGCAATAAGGATAAAGTTTCCAATGGCTATTATGTAGGAAAAATTGAAGATGGAGAGTGGTTAAACTTCACTTTGAAAAGTGTAAAGCCGGGAAAATATAGTCTGGAAATTCGCTATGCAAATGCAAGCGGTACAGGAAGGTTATCCGTAACAGATGGTAAAGGACAACAAATAGCACAAACAGAGCTTCCTTCTACAGGCGGAGATCAGATATGGAAAACTATAACCGTAAAAAATGTAAACATAACTAAAGGAACAGATAAAATAAAACTTCAGTTTGATAAAGGCGGTTTCAATCTGAATTATATAGACTTTAAATAAAAATACAGACCACTATCTATAATCCATTTATACCGACCACAAGAGAATTATTTCTTTTGTGGTTATTTTTTATTTGTAAAAGATAGCGAACCATAATTGCTTACTTTTGTCGAAAACAATCTAATGGAGTTTCATGCCTTAAAAATCTTTACTGAACAAAACCTTCAGGATAGTCTTACAATGGGGCATCCATACCATCCCAATAATCCGTTGTTTTTATTTATAAAAAAAGGAAAGATGGTAATCAAAGAACAGATTAACATCTTTGAGCTCGGAGAAAACTCCATTATCCTAATAGATTCCCGTTCAGTATATGAGATTATGGAAGTAAGCAAAGAGCTGAAAGTGAAAGTGCTTACCTACCATCGTTCATTTATTAGTAAAATCGGACTGAAATTCAACAGACTCAATATTTACCATAACATAAGAATGGAACTTAGAAGAGGCTATACATTTACCGACAGAGAATTTGAAGTATTCTGGGATATACTGAAGGGTATAGATTATTTTCTGGACGAAATAGGTGATCTTGAATATGCTGTTGAAAGTATTGAGAGTCTTTTTAGTGCATTTATTTATAATGTTTCCAGTTTTGTTATGCGTAACCGGAAAAATACCAAAGGTATGATGACGCGTAATCAGGAAATTGTTCTGGACTTTATAGGTTTGGTAGGAGAGAATTATCTTAGCCAGAAAAGCGTAGAGTTCTATGCACAGACTATGATGCTGTCTACACGCCACTTATCTTCAGTTATTAAAGCCGAAACAGGTAAAACAGCAGGACAAATGATTAATGAATTCATAATAAATGAAGCAAAAGCTTTGTTGGCTTCTACTTTAAAGCCTGTTAATGAGATTTCTAACCGGCTAAACTTTAGTGATCAATATTCTTTCAGTCACTTCTTTAAAAAGCATCAGGGGGTAAGTCCTACAGAGTATCGAAACCAGTTTTAGACAGGTAATCTTACTTTTGAACATCTTTATCTTTTCTTTAAGCATTACCTTGGCCTCATTT is a window encoding:
- a CDS encoding cellulase family glycosylhydrolase produces the protein MKRVILASCFLLSQFGTSQLLKSEGQKIVNDKGENVLLRGLGLGGWMLQEGYMLKTADFAGPQYQIKNKIAELAGEDGMQAFYKKYLENGITKKDIDALKSWGFNSVRLPMHYNLYTLPIEKEKVKGKDTWLEEGFRMTDNLLKWCAENKMYLFLDMHALPGGQGNDVNISDNDKSKPSLWESEENQRKSVALWKKLAERYKDSPWIGGYDIINEPNYGFTGKNLNGCDEESNAPLRKFMVDVTKAIREVDQKHLIIIEGNCWGNNYKGIFPLWDNNLVLSFHKYWNKNDQNSIKQMLDYRNQYNVPIWLGESGENSNVWFTEAISLMENNNIGWAFWPMKKIDNIAGVANVKITPEYEKLLDYWKNGGEKPSKEFTYKTMMQIADNYKFENTEVKKDVIDAMFRQIKSNEVLPYTSHTIPGRIFATEYDLGRIGAAYYDKDAINYRIDTGEQVNWNSGDKMRNDGVDIYSNKDKVSNGYYVGKIEDGEWLNFTLKSVKPGKYSLEIRYANASGTGRLSVTDGKGQQIAQTELPSTGGDQIWKTITVKNVNITKGTDKIKLQFDKGGFNLNYIDFK
- a CDS encoding helix-turn-helix domain-containing protein, with product MEFHALKIFTEQNLQDSLTMGHPYHPNNPLFLFIKKGKMVIKEQINIFELGENSIILIDSRSVYEIMEVSKELKVKVLTYHRSFISKIGLKFNRLNIYHNIRMELRRGYTFTDREFEVFWDILKGIDYFLDEIGDLEYAVESIESLFSAFIYNVSSFVMRNRKNTKGMMTRNQEIVLDFIGLVGENYLSQKSVEFYAQTMMLSTRHLSSVIKAETGKTAGQMINEFIINEAKALLASTLKPVNEISNRLNFSDQYSFSHFFKKHQGVSPTEYRNQF